From a single Nitrogeniibacter mangrovi genomic region:
- a CDS encoding two-partner secretion domain-containing protein codes for MNRNRYRLVMSRRLGVRIPVAEHVSSCPKGAAPLAVAVALAALAGNALAGANLPTPAAAFVRPGSPGTANLPNIVGQTMTIRQTSQAPVVMQWQNFDIGRGYTVRFDQPSAQSRAINVVLPGGPRSDIYGNLQANGQVYLFNQAGILFGPGARVDVSGLVASTLKLNDKLIDQSLSSLSAYDASSSQYVWSEAALSRDGTAGDIRIERGAHIVAAKNGRVLIAAPNVSNAGEISTPEGQTILAAGEKLYLADSVDSRLRGVLVEVSGGGNAHNEATGELLAERGNITLAGLNVAQRGAARATTSVTLNGSIYLKARDNVVGNAGERTSYFTGGAVVLGEQSTTEVVPETANTDDVLRDDAPFNPSEVEISGKTIDLERDARISATAGKVTLTTLGGRPVGDSNDFSPDPDSAIRIADGARIDVSGLRNVAVAADRDVVEIELRGDELKDSPLQRDTAAGRPLYGEKIYMDVVKGSQVADGDTPLADVSGYRAGIERDVAELSTAGGDIVLQSEGTVSVDAGATLDVSGGSVVYRAQMDGTKRLVPKTLLQTVAGTWVAAESASAKLRYTGRTRTLLQQVPDRLVGNDAGRVVVTGRQVRLDGALKAETVNGYEQRTGAAQSARWYDWSYTPGDAGAVQAFVTQMDNLLLERERNRVLVEQYLGNAQRKPYMTQTGRRTWTGATRAQGGVLELRSNLADAATSPSVGNIVLTDAPPAAAARDADTLYLRASWLGGGGFNQFLLNTAGQFTVPAGVRLVGEAGARLTVNARQVDVEGAQAGHAGARIRLPGGEIALTTTDTSGAAISAPEGHGIAVGAGATLSTAGLWTNDLSAPPTALDPAASAVDGGRVTLASNANLTVEGAIDVSAGAWQGVNGAIAYGDGGAIALSTGRFGDGVRPERVLSLGEDAILSGYATASTDGFDSGHGGRLTIDASSLFITRLHDARDPLAPTPARTLVLSEDVLRRGGFADVALTGKTDVTVEDGAHLPLVAQVRRLGTAQRAAASGGSPQSFTLGADTAGVGGATSLSLTSAEEGVGAIRVGTGAHIATVAGGRIALDAAASIAVDGALVAHGGRIDLSTALASPTLTDRQFLDPTNKIHIGQHGRLDVSGMARATPGTQWHEGAVLDGGAIQVDAGRGYVVVQSGAELNADGATGVFDVVSPFGVVARDRTLASAGGEIALSAREGLLVDGLLSARAGAGGVAGGALSLALTAQGQWVGVAGEAFGGDPNPQRRLVLTTGGSAGADAIAANAIVPSAQHLGTARVAVDTIAAGGFQDVRLASSDRITVDGDTALTVPGRLRIETPNLVGDGASALALRAASVELTQHDDTAQRKTPLAPTAATGTGSLSVEAGQIDVRGQVAVSGFAQVGLASADELRFSGQDNGAGALGRLVTNGDLSLSAAVIYPTSGAEVSVEVRNNPTGRITLAAVGADHIVYSALGSLSLIAPQIEHGGRLRAPFGALTLAAGTLTDTGTALGGSAYTMAANGRVTLRDGSVTSISADGATIPYGQTQVAGRDWVFDTGASLDALTAAPDARVALTGDTVAVDDGALVDLSGGGDLQAWEFIAGRGGSTDILANEASDTYALLPLLGAGSAPYAADAWAGSALKSGQVVRILDGAAGLAPGVYALLPGRYGLMAGAYTIRVRSDMADLPHGADFVGTDGIPVVAARFGERVIGGAVFDNRTVGVEVLTGRDVRLRSEYLETYASRAFDQGGSVNDAGRLAVRAGAAMDLSGIVRANRSAGARGAQIDLTADRLAVLADPLTAQAGEVVLSTGMLAGLDAESLLLGATRERLADDAGTTVWALSSDAASGGASQVRVDTAGGDPLQAPEIILAARDRVAIAADSRIEATAGADETAQQFRLGGDGALLRLSSGGAGEVRRSGTVGASGDLALGRNAVLAGRSLTLDATGSVALAGADAGHRQFDLSGAEGAVALAASRLAFGQVPAGTGGLVLDDAALAEFEGAGALSLRSYSTVDLYGNASIGSATLDALMIDAAGIVSHDGAGLTQTITAGTVTLSNRDGATGATAAAQPGSTLRIAADRLVLGETGATDFTISGAERSEWAAASEVVGSGTGQVHVGGDLAIETGRVAVATGADYAVNADGALDVAATPLAAPVAPAGLGGRLAMSATQIAVGGRIEATAGRVVLSARDGDVVIDSGDTAKPAVVSAAGTDVALGPEQVALPAGEVALESRQGDVRVGPAGVLDVSAPGGADAGAVTIAATNGTFALDGQLKATIDTADGAAPQGGQLDVDVAHLDTPNGNLAAIAQRSAEFTRLVQLRVRAGDLRLDAGDRIAAQDIGLFADDGHITLQGELDASGDKGGTIRAYANAGARSGSGVLSVDGARLLARGEGDGGEGQGTAGEGGRIELGVSARDGSTETPRLSLVAGTLDVSSQHAEGGRVVLSAPRGADGVSVAMDPIDTHVVDLVGARDVVVQGYVRESASNIVTQGNNSATTLNLGGVFDLAADAVSGAHLFGPSATGGREAVLAFGRDLLGAVAGDDFEQLARADGGAWLGMLLGDKVRDAAGDDALYAQASAAIDAAFRATRGGTGNPERSVAAVLAAGLGVLDVPAPVVAAVEADLTASLAGGASSAAALGSARKLLAAHGYDSTSAAGAFLNGTAADLIDTPRDAARAALAAGAATTPQAALEAAVASFATDRGVSASQAASLASQTWALGNAASGRYRVFAGTHRFLGHADAMIASLGLAGLDPVSANAEVQIVSDGNLTVSQAVDFGNVAITPNAFLDIGTGVLPVWQSGAHAGTLTLKAAGTLAINASVRDGKTRRFSTLSGFLGGMQADGKSEYAADGTGSWAINLVAGADAAAADPLGVIAGGSGDIVIANNAVVRTGTADIQLAAAKDITLAGAGASIQTIGTVADLAFRNAVRLARTASLMGHGGGDIRVDAGGSLTGAGGAVASVSDWLARRGSVDADGTIERVGGTASNPAWYLQPASFGQGIATLGGGDLAVTVGGSVRNVVLATPTAGGIRGEIGDPALAQNRFVTGGGDLSVTAGGEVAGSTLYVGAGSGRVDAASVAATAGAAPVRVALGDATLRVSALGDVNLLDIFNPTLEGTQVGDGPYFSTYGAGSGLAALSAVGSVSLGSFSFGPARLALTAPDGGVTVGGGVLLPDPSTALSLMAGQDVAFEAAMVMSGLDPEAIPLPSRPVENNPSFEIGALAPVPAAAVSDTVATVVSAHGDVIGPDHRAAGSAIALESTLPVSVYAGGDIRDFSFVATHANDDQVSRLTAGGDLYFQPKVTPGTGELLNTSDVGLFVDGPGRITVSAGGSVDLANSLGIVSRGNIDNAYLPERAASIEVLAGTNGADYGALLALARPGDAVGGDVFDQTMIDVLSAQAGRAVSLASVLGDPANATLASRRDGSRAELQRWYGRYDAALVDFMRQRSGNPALDAAAAQAAFAALPANEQQGFYASQRPVLDEILFATLRYSGRIGDALGAGTRGYAPGYAALDATFADGGEGNIEGFLSQFKTLQDVETAYSLQSANRAPADQEHATAIALLAPHGAVNIGVPGGVVGDPTRTGMVAIGKGDVNVVARDDIEVGPSRIFTLGGGAIQGWSSLADIDGGSAAKTAAATPPPTLRPKGDSFELDVSGSVAGGGIATLKKTPDVRNAPVRLYAPNGAVDAGDAGIRVSGDLEIGAQQIIGADNISVGGSLSSSAAPPPPAAPVAAPVASTASDAVDSANELLENSPTAAGPSGASSLLTVEVLAMGDARCDEAARQRGECPAEGKDTDR; via the coding sequence ATGAACCGCAATCGATATCGTCTGGTGATGAGCCGCCGGCTGGGTGTCCGGATTCCCGTGGCGGAGCATGTGTCCTCGTGCCCGAAAGGCGCCGCGCCCCTGGCCGTCGCCGTGGCCCTGGCGGCGCTCGCCGGCAACGCCCTGGCCGGCGCCAACCTGCCCACCCCGGCGGCGGCCTTCGTGCGCCCCGGCTCGCCCGGCACCGCCAATCTGCCCAACATCGTCGGGCAGACCATGACGATCCGGCAGACCTCGCAGGCGCCGGTCGTGATGCAGTGGCAGAACTTCGACATCGGCCGTGGCTACACGGTGCGCTTCGACCAGCCCAGCGCCCAGTCGCGGGCGATCAACGTGGTGCTGCCCGGCGGCCCCAGGAGCGACATCTACGGCAACCTGCAGGCCAACGGCCAGGTGTACCTGTTCAACCAGGCCGGCATCCTGTTCGGCCCGGGTGCGCGGGTGGACGTGAGCGGCCTGGTGGCCTCGACGCTCAAGCTCAACGACAAGCTGATCGACCAGTCGCTCTCGTCGCTGTCCGCCTACGACGCGTCGTCCAGCCAGTATGTGTGGTCGGAGGCCGCCCTGTCGCGCGATGGCACGGCCGGGGACATCCGCATCGAACGGGGCGCCCACATCGTCGCGGCGAAGAACGGCCGGGTCCTGATCGCGGCGCCGAACGTGAGCAACGCCGGCGAGATCTCCACGCCGGAGGGCCAGACCATTCTCGCCGCCGGTGAAAAGCTCTATCTGGCCGATTCGGTCGACAGCCGCCTGCGCGGCGTGCTGGTCGAGGTCAGCGGCGGCGGCAATGCGCACAACGAGGCCACCGGCGAGCTGCTCGCCGAGCGCGGCAACATCACCCTCGCGGGGCTCAACGTGGCCCAGCGCGGCGCGGCGCGGGCGACCACCTCGGTCACCCTGAACGGTTCCATCTACCTGAAGGCGCGCGACAACGTGGTCGGCAACGCCGGTGAGCGCACCAGCTATTTCACCGGCGGGGCGGTCGTGCTCGGCGAGCAGAGCACGACCGAGGTGGTGCCGGAGACCGCCAATACCGACGACGTCCTGCGTGACGATGCGCCCTTCAATCCGTCCGAGGTGGAGATCAGCGGCAAGACCATCGATCTGGAGCGCGACGCGCGCATCAGCGCCACCGCGGGCAAGGTCACCCTGACCACCCTGGGTGGGCGTCCGGTGGGCGACAGCAATGACTTCAGCCCGGACCCGGATTCGGCGATCCGCATCGCCGATGGCGCCAGGATCGACGTGTCCGGCCTGCGCAATGTGGCGGTCGCCGCCGATCGCGACGTGGTCGAGATCGAACTGCGCGGCGACGAGCTGAAGGACTCGCCACTGCAGCGCGACACCGCCGCGGGCCGGCCGCTCTATGGCGAAAAGATCTACATGGATGTGGTCAAGGGCAGCCAGGTGGCCGACGGCGATACGCCGCTGGCCGATGTGTCCGGCTACCGCGCCGGCATCGAACGCGACGTGGCGGAGCTGTCCACCGCGGGCGGCGACATCGTGCTCCAGTCCGAGGGCACGGTTTCGGTGGATGCGGGGGCGACCCTGGACGTGTCCGGCGGCAGCGTCGTCTATCGGGCGCAGATGGACGGAACGAAGCGCCTGGTCCCCAAGACCCTGCTGCAGACCGTGGCCGGCACCTGGGTGGCGGCCGAATCGGCCTCGGCCAAGCTGCGCTACACCGGCCGGACCCGCACCCTCCTGCAACAGGTTCCGGACCGTCTGGTCGGCAACGACGCCGGTCGCGTGGTCGTGACCGGCCGGCAGGTGCGCCTCGACGGCGCCCTGAAGGCGGAGACCGTCAATGGCTATGAACAGCGCACCGGCGCGGCGCAATCGGCTCGCTGGTACGACTGGTCGTACACCCCCGGTGACGCCGGCGCGGTGCAGGCCTTCGTCACGCAGATGGACAACCTGCTGCTGGAGCGCGAGCGCAACCGGGTGCTGGTCGAACAGTATCTGGGCAACGCGCAGCGCAAGCCCTACATGACCCAGACCGGTCGGCGCACGTGGACCGGCGCGACCCGGGCCCAGGGCGGGGTGCTGGAGCTGCGCTCGAACCTGGCGGATGCCGCCACCAGTCCGTCGGTGGGCAACATCGTCCTCACCGATGCGCCGCCCGCGGCCGCCGCGCGTGACGCCGACACCCTGTATCTGCGGGCTTCGTGGCTGGGGGGCGGCGGCTTCAACCAGTTCCTGCTCAACACCGCCGGCCAGTTCACCGTTCCGGCCGGCGTGAGGCTCGTGGGAGAGGCGGGGGCACGCCTGACGGTCAATGCCCGCCAGGTCGACGTCGAAGGCGCGCAGGCCGGACACGCCGGCGCCCGGATCCGCCTGCCCGGCGGCGAGATCGCGCTGACAACGACCGACACCTCGGGGGCCGCGATTTCCGCGCCGGAAGGCCATGGCATCGCCGTGGGCGCCGGTGCCACCCTGTCCACGGCCGGGCTGTGGACCAACGATCTGAGCGCACCGCCCACCGCCCTCGATCCGGCCGCATCGGCGGTCGATGGCGGTCGCGTCACCCTGGCCTCCAACGCGAACCTGACGGTGGAGGGCGCCATCGACGTGTCCGCGGGGGCGTGGCAGGGGGTGAACGGCGCCATCGCTTATGGCGACGGCGGCGCCATCGCGCTGTCCACCGGGCGTTTCGGCGACGGCGTGCGTCCCGAGCGCGTGCTCTCCCTGGGCGAGGACGCCATCTTGTCGGGCTACGCCACGGCCAGCACCGACGGCTTCGACAGTGGCCATGGCGGCCGTCTGACGATCGATGCCTCCTCGCTGTTCATCACCCGTCTGCATGACGCGCGCGATCCGCTGGCGCCGACGCCCGCGCGTACGCTGGTGCTCTCCGAGGATGTGCTGCGCCGCGGCGGCTTCGCCGATGTCGCGCTCACCGGCAAGACCGACGTGACCGTCGAGGACGGTGCGCACCTGCCGCTGGTGGCGCAGGTGAGACGCCTCGGCACCGCGCAGCGGGCCGCGGCGAGTGGTGGCTCCCCGCAATCGTTCACGCTGGGCGCCGATACGGCGGGCGTCGGCGGCGCGACCTCGCTCTCGCTCACCTCCGCCGAGGAGGGCGTCGGGGCCATCCGCGTCGGTACCGGCGCGCACATCGCCACCGTGGCGGGCGGGCGCATCGCCCTGGACGCCGCCGCGTCGATCGCGGTGGACGGCGCGCTCGTCGCCCACGGCGGCCGCATCGATCTGTCGACCGCGCTGGCGAGTCCCACGCTGACCGATCGGCAGTTCCTCGATCCGACCAACAAGATCCACATCGGCCAGCACGGCCGGCTCGATGTCTCCGGGATGGCCCGGGCGACCCCGGGCACGCAATGGCACGAAGGGGCGGTGCTCGACGGCGGCGCCATCCAGGTGGACGCCGGGCGCGGTTACGTGGTGGTCCAGTCCGGTGCCGAGCTGAACGCCGACGGCGCCACCGGTGTGTTCGACGTGGTCTCGCCCTTCGGCGTGGTGGCGCGCGACCGGACGCTCGCCAGCGCCGGGGGCGAGATCGCCCTGTCGGCGCGCGAGGGTCTGCTCGTGGACGGCCTGCTCAGTGCCCGGGCCGGCGCGGGCGGGGTGGCTGGCGGCGCCCTGTCGCTGGCGCTGACCGCGCAGGGGCAGTGGGTCGGTGTCGCCGGCGAAGCCTTCGGTGGCGATCCCAACCCGCAGCGCCGGCTGGTGCTCACCACCGGCGGTTCGGCCGGTGCCGATGCCATCGCCGCCAACGCGATCGTGCCCAGCGCGCAGCATCTGGGCACGGCGCGGGTGGCTGTGGACACGATTGCCGCGGGCGGTTTCCAGGATGTGCGCCTGGCCAGCTCCGACCGCATCACCGTCGACGGCGACACCGCGCTGACGGTGCCGGGCCGTCTGCGGATCGAAACGCCCAACCTGGTGGGCGACGGCGCGTCGGCGCTGGCCCTGCGCGCCGCGTCGGTCGAACTCACCCAGCATGACGACACCGCCCAGCGCAAGACGCCGCTGGCCCCGACGGCGGCCACCGGCACCGGCAGCCTGTCGGTCGAGGCGGGCCAGATCGACGTGCGCGGGCAGGTGGCCGTGAGCGGCTTCGCCCAGGTCGGCCTGGCCAGCGCCGACGAGCTGCGCTTCTCCGGGCAGGACAATGGCGCCGGCGCCCTCGGGCGGCTGGTCACCAACGGCGATCTGTCCCTGTCGGCGGCGGTGATCTATCCCACCTCGGGGGCGGAGGTGTCCGTCGAGGTGCGCAACAACCCGACCGGGCGCATCACCCTGGCCGCCGTGGGTGCCGACCACATCGTCTATTCCGCGCTCGGCTCGTTGAGCCTGATCGCGCCGCAGATCGAGCACGGCGGCCGCCTGCGCGCGCCCTTCGGCGCACTGACTCTGGCGGCCGGCACGCTCACCGACACCGGCACCGCCCTGGGAGGCTCCGCCTACACCATGGCCGCCAACGGCCGGGTGACGCTGCGCGACGGCAGCGTCACCTCGATCAGCGCCGACGGCGCCACCATCCCTTATGGCCAGACCCAGGTCGCGGGCCGCGACTGGGTGTTCGACACCGGCGCCTCGCTCGACGCCCTGACGGCGGCGCCGGATGCCCGGGTGGCCCTCACCGGCGACACGGTGGCGGTGGACGACGGCGCCCTGGTGGACCTGTCCGGCGGCGGCGACCTGCAGGCCTGGGAGTTCATCGCCGGGCGCGGCGGGTCGACCGACATCCTGGCCAACGAGGCCAGCGACACCTACGCGTTGCTGCCGCTGCTCGGCGCCGGCAGCGCGCCCTACGCGGCCGATGCCTGGGCCGGCAGCGCGCTGAAAAGCGGGCAGGTGGTGCGCATTCTCGACGGCGCGGCCGGGCTGGCGCCGGGCGTCTACGCCTTGCTGCCGGGCCGCTATGGCCTGATGGCGGGCGCCTACACCATCCGCGTGCGCAGCGACATGGCCGACCTGCCGCATGGGGCCGACTTCGTCGGTACCGACGGCATCCCGGTGGTGGCCGCCCGCTTCGGCGAACGGGTGATCGGCGGCGCGGTGTTCGACAACCGCACCGTGGGCGTCGAGGTGCTCACGGGGCGCGATGTGCGCCTGCGCTCGGAATACCTGGAAACCTACGCCAGCCGCGCCTTCGACCAGGGGGGGTCGGTGAACGACGCCGGCCGCCTGGCGGTGCGCGCTGGTGCGGCCATGGACCTGAGCGGCATCGTGCGCGCGAACCGCAGCGCCGGGGCCCGCGGCGCGCAGATCGACCTGACCGCCGACCGCCTCGCCGTGCTCGCCGATCCGCTCACCGCCCAGGCCGGCGAAGTGGTGCTGAGCACCGGCATGCTCGCCGGGCTGGACGCCGAGAGCCTGCTGCTGGGGGCCACCCGCGAGCGCCTGGCGGACGATGCCGGGACGACCGTATGGGCGCTGTCGAGCGACGCCGCCAGCGGCGGCGCGAGCCAGGTGCGGGTCGACACCGCCGGCGGCGACCCGCTGCAGGCACCGGAGATCATCCTCGCCGCCCGCGATCGCGTCGCGATCGCCGCCGACTCCCGCATCGAGGCGACCGCCGGGGCCGACGAGACGGCGCAGCAATTCCGCCTCGGCGGCGACGGCGCCTTGCTGCGCCTGTCCTCGGGCGGAGCGGGTGAGGTGCGGCGCAGCGGCACCGTCGGTGCCAGCGGCGATCTGGCCCTGGGCCGCAACGCGGTGCTGGCCGGGCGCAGCCTCACTCTCGACGCCACCGGCAGCGTCGCCCTGGCCGGGGCCGATGCCGGGCACAGGCAGTTCGACCTGAGCGGCGCGGAGGGCGCGGTGGCACTGGCCGCCAGCCGCCTCGCCTTCGGCCAGGTGCCGGCCGGCACCGGCGGCCTGGTGCTCGACGACGCGGCGCTGGCCGAGTTCGAGGGTGCCGGCGCGCTGTCGCTGCGCAGCTATTCGACCGTGGATCTGTACGGCAACGCGTCCATCGGGTCGGCCACCCTCGATGCGCTCATGATCGACGCGGCGGGCATCGTCTCCCATGACGGCGCCGGCCTCACCCAGACCATCACCGCCGGCACGGTCACCCTCTCCAACCGCGACGGCGCCACCGGCGCCACGGCCGCCGCGCAGCCGGGCAGCACCCTGCGCATCGCCGCCGACCGGCTGGTGCTCGGCGAGACCGGTGCGACGGACTTCACCATCAGCGGCGCCGAGCGCAGCGAATGGGCCGCCGCCTCCGAAGTGGTCGGCAGCGGCACCGGGCAGGTCCATGTGGGCGGCGATCTGGCCATCGAGACCGGCCGCGTCGCCGTGGCCACCGGGGCGGACTACGCCGTGAATGCCGACGGCGCGCTCGACGTGGCGGCCACCCCGCTCGCCGCGCCCGTCGCGCCGGCCGGCCTGGGCGGGCGGCTGGCCATGAGCGCCACGCAGATCGCCGTGGGCGGGCGCATCGAGGCCACCGCCGGCCGGGTGGTGCTGAGCGCCCGCGACGGCGACGTGGTCATCGACAGCGGCGACACCGCGAAGCCGGCCGTCGTCTCCGCGGCGGGCACCGACGTCGCACTCGGCCCCGAGCAGGTGGCGCTGCCGGCGGGCGAGGTGGCGCTAGAATCGCGGCAGGGCGACGTGCGCGTCGGCCCCGCGGGGGTGCTCGACGTGTCGGCGCCGGGCGGCGCCGATGCGGGGGCCGTCACCATTGCGGCCACCAACGGCACGTTCGCGCTCGACGGCCAGCTCAAGGCCACCATCGACACTGCCGACGGCGCCGCGCCCCAGGGCGGGCAGCTCGATGTCGACGTGGCGCATCTGGACACACCGAACGGCAACCTGGCCGCGATCGCGCAACGCAGCGCCGAATTCACCCGCCTGGTGCAGCTGCGGGTGCGCGCCGGCGACCTGCGCCTGGACGCGGGCGATCGCATCGCCGCGCAGGACATCGGCCTGTTCGCCGACGACGGCCACATCACCCTGCAGGGCGAGCTGGACGCCTCGGGCGACAAGGGCGGCACGATCCGCGCCTATGCCAACGCCGGCGCCCGCAGCGGCAGCGGCGTGCTGAGCGTCGATGGCGCCCGCCTGCTGGCCCGTGGCGAGGGCGACGGCGGCGAGGGGCAGGGCACCGCCGGCGAAGGCGGTCGCATCGAACTGGGCGTGTCCGCCCGCGACGGCAGCACCGAGACCCCCCGCCTGAGTCTCGTCGCCGGCACCCTGGACGTCTCCAGCCAGCACGCCGAGGGCGGCCGCGTGGTGCTGTCCGCCCCCCGGGGCGCGGACGGCGTGAGCGTGGCCATGGACCCGATCGACACCCACGTCGTCGATCTTGTCGGCGCGCGGGACGTGGTGGTGCAGGGCTATGTGCGTGAATCGGCCAGCAACATCGTGACCCAGGGGAACAACAGCGCCACCACGCTCAATCTGGGCGGCGTGTTCGATCTGGCCGCCGATGCGGTGAGCGGCGCCCACCTGTTCGGCCCCAGCGCGACCGGTGGCCGCGAGGCGGTGCTGGCCTTCGGCCGCGACCTGCTCGGCGCGGTGGCCGGGGACGACTTCGAGCAGCTCGCCCGCGCCGATGGCGGCGCCTGGCTGGGCATGCTGCTCGGTGACAAGGTGCGCGACGCGGCCGGCGACGATGCGCTGTACGCGCAGGCGAGCGCGGCCATCGATGCTGCCTTCCGCGCCACCCGCGGCGGCACCGGCAACCCGGAGCGCAGTGTCGCCGCGGTGCTGGCCGCCGGGCTGGGCGTGCTCGACGTGCCGGCGCCGGTGGTGGCGGCGGTCGAGGCCGACCTGACCGCGTCGCTCGCCGGCGGCGCCAGCAGCGCCGCCGCGCTCGGCTCGGCGCGCAAGCTGCTGGCGGCCCATGGGTACGACAGCACCAGCGCGGCCGGGGCCTTCCTCAACGGCACGGCCGCAGACCTGATCGACACCCCGCGCGATGCCGCCCGCGCGGCGCTGGCCGCGGGCGCGGCGACGACCCCCCAGGCGGCGCTGGAAGCCGCCGTGGCGAGCTTCGCCACCGATCGCGGCGTGAGCGCGAGCCAGGCGGCTTCGCTGGCGAGCCAGACCTGGGCCCTGGGCAACGCTGCCAGCGGACGCTACCGGGTGTTTGCCGGGACGCACCGCTTCCTCGGCCATGCGGACGCCATGATCGCCTCGCTCGGGCTGGCCGGACTGGATCCGGTCTCGGCCAACGCCGAGGTGCAGATCGTCAGCGACGGCAATCTCACCGTGTCCCAGGCGGTCGATTTCGGCAACGTCGCCATCACGCCCAACGCGTTTCTCGATATCGGCACCGGGGTGCTACCGGTGTGGCAATCCGGCGCGCATGCCGGCACCCTGACGCTCAAGGCGGCGGGCACGCTGGCGATCAATGCCAGCGTGCGCGATGGCAAGACCCGGCGCTTCTCGACCCTGAGCGGCTTCCTGGGCGGCATGCAGGCCGACGGCAAGAGCGAGTACGCGGCCGACGGGACCGGTTCGTGGGCCATCAACCTGGTCGCCGGCGCCGATGCGGCCGCCGCCGACCCGCTGGGCGTGATCGCCGGCGGCAGCGGGGACATCGTCATCGCCAACAACGCGGTGGTGCGCACCGGCACGGCCGACATCCAGCTGGCGGCGGCCAAGGACATCACGCTGGCCGGGGCGGGGGCGTCGATCCAGACGATCGGCACCGTGGCCGACCTGGCGTTCCGCAATGCCGTGCGCCTGGCGCGGACCGCCAGCCTGATGGGACATGGGGGCGGCGACATTCGCGTGGACGCCGGCGGCAGCCTCACCGGTGCGGGCGGCGCGGTCGCGTCGGTGTCCGACTGGCTGGCGCGTCGCGGCAGCGTCGATGCCGATGGCACGATCGAACGGGTCGGCGGCACCGCGTCCAACCCGGCCTGGTACCTGCAGCCGGCTAGCTTCGGCCAGGGGATCGCCACCCTCGGGGGCGGCGATCTGGCGGTGACGGTGGGCGGGTCGGTGCGCAATGTCGTGCTCGCCACCCCCACCGCCGGCGGCATCCGGGGCGAGATCGGCGATCCGGCGCTGGCGCAAAACCGTTTCGTCACCGGCGGGGGCGACCTCAGCGTGACGGCCGGCGGCGAGGTTGCGGGAAGCACGCTCTATGTCGGCGCCGGCTCGGGCCGGGTCGACGCCGCCAGCGTGGCGGCTACGGCCGGTGCCGCGCCGGTGCGGGTCGCGCTCGGCGACGCCACCCTGCGTGTGTCCGCGCTCGGCGACGTGAACCTGCTCGACATCTTCAACCCGACCCTGGAAGGCACCCAGGTGGGCGACGGGCCCTATTTCTCCACCTATGGTGCCGGATCGGGCCTGGCCGCCCTGTCGGCGGTGGGCAGCGTGAGCCTGGGCAGCTTCTCCTTCGGCCCCGCCCGGCTCGCGCTTACCGCGCCGGACGGCGGCGTGACGGTGGGCGGCGGCGTCCTGCTGCCCGACCCGTCGACCGCCCTGTCGCTGATGGCCGGCCAGGACGTGGCGTTCGAGGCCGCCATGGTGATGTCCGGACTCGACCCGGAGGCCATCCCGTTGCCGAGCCGGCCGGTGGAAAACAATCCGTCCTTCGAGATCGGGGCGCTGGCCCCGGTGCCGGCGGCGGCGGTCAGTGACACGGTGGCCACGGTGGTGTCCGCCCATGGGGACGTCATCGGCCCCGACCACCGCGCCGCCGGCAGTGCCATCGCGCTCGAGTCCACCCTGCCGGTGTCGGTGTATGCCGGGGGCGACATCCGGGACTTCAGCTTCGTCGCCACCCATGCGAACGACGACCAGGTGTCGCGTCTCACCGCGGGGGGCGACCTATATTTCCAGCCCAAGGTGACCCCGGGGACCGGCGAACTGCTCAATACCTCGGACGTGGGCCTGTTCGTCGACGGCCCGGGCCGGATCACGGTCTCGGCGGGCGGCTCGGTGGATCTGGCCAACAGCCTCGGCATCGTCTCGCGCGGCAACATCGACAACGCCTACCTGCCCGAGCGCGCGGCGTCCATCGAGGTGCTCGCCGGCACCAACGGCGCCGACTACGGCGCCTTGCTCGCCCTGGCGCGGCCGGGCGACGCGGTGGGCGGCGACGTCTTCGACCAGACCATGATCGATGTGCTCTCGGCCCAGGCCGGGCGCGCGGTGTCGCTGGCCTCGGTGCTGGGCGATCCGGCCAACGCCACCCTCGCCTCGCGCCGCGACGGCAGCCGCGCCGAACTGCAGCGCTGGTACGGGCGCTACGATGCCGCGCTGGTGGACTTCATGCGGCAGCGCAGCGGCAACCCGGCGCTGGACGCGGCCGCGGCGCAGGCGGCCTTTGCCGCGTTGCCGGCGAACGAGCAGCAGGGTTTCTACGCCAGCCAGCGGCCGGTGCTCGACGAGATCCTGTTCGCCACCCTGCGTTATTCCGGACGGATCGGCGATGCGCTCGGTGCCGGCACGCGCGGCTACGCGCCCGGCTACGCGGCGCTCGACGCCACCTTCGCGGACGGCGGCGAGGGCAACATCGAGGGCTTCCTCAGCCAGTTCAAGACCCTGCAGGACGTGGAGACGGCCTATTCGCTGCAAAGCGCGAACCGGGCGCCGGCGGACCAGGAGCACGCCACCGCGATCGCGCTGCTGGCGCCCCATGGCGCGGTGAATATCGGCGTGCCGGGTGGCGTCGTCGGCGACCCGACCCGCACCGGCATGGTGGCCATCGGCAAGGGCGATGTGAACGTGGTCGCCCGCGACGACATCGAGGTGGGTCCCTCGCGCATCTTCACCCTGGGCGGCGGCGCCATCCAGGGCTGGAGCTCGCTGGCCGACATCGACGGCGGCAGCGCGGCCAAGACCGCCGCCGCCACGCCGCCGCCGACCCTGCGGCCCAAGGGCGACAGCTTCGAGCTGGACGTCTCGGGCAGTGTCGCCGGCGGCGGGATCGCGACCCTCAAGAAGACCCCCGACGTGCGCAATGCGCCGGTGCGGCTGTACGCTCCCAACGGCGCGGTGGACGCGGGCGATGCGGGGATCCGGGTGAGCGGCGATCTGGAGATCGGCGCGCAGCAGATCATCGGCGCGGACAACATCTCGGTGGGTGGCTCGCTCTCGAGCAGCGCCGCGCCCCCGCCGCCGGCCGCCCCGGTGGCGGCGCCGGTGGCCTCGACCGCGAGCGACGCGGTCGATTCGGCCAACGAACTGCTCGAGAACAGCCCGACCGCCGCCGGGCCCTCCGGCGCCTCCTCCCTGCTCACCGTGGAGGTGCTGGCGATGGGCGATGCGCGCTGCGACGAGGCGGCGCGCCAGCGCGGCGAGTGCCCGGCCGAGGGCAAGGACACGGACCGCTGA